The sequence taaaaaaatttgctttaatttttttgctgtaactttaaaaataaagctaaagcatgattggtaaaagtTAATAGAAATTTAGTGTAGGGTTTGACTAACAAAAATAAAGCTACAACATAATTGGTAAAATTTAGTGTTTTAGAAATACATAAAGCTAAAGTATGGAGATAAAGTCCAACCAATCACTCCcatgatatctaaaaatattcaaaatccaAACGGAAAAAGTTGATCCTAAAATAAGTATGGTTGCAAAATGGGTTTTGATATGAGTTACAAATTACATTCGAGCTGAAGTGTTAACCGAGCCcgatatatactagacccgaaaTTCCACTTCTTAGGTTCAAATCTAGAGTTAATTAATCctaatgatataaatatatttacttttcaataaaaaaaatttggaggtTTTTCcggtgaaaataaactaaaaaaatatcttaggGAAACCCTCTATTTCAAACTTGTAAATTGTAAtggtcttttttttgtttagataGATTCGGTTTAATTAAAAGGAATAATACAGatatttgttaattaattaaaaataataaaaggcTAATCTAACACGACTGCGAGCATTTATTTAACGCGTGCCACGTCGCgtagttgaaaaaaaaagaaagtaactACATAATAACGGGCCAGCAGGGGCTTCTTTATAAAGTTTGAATGTGAAGATTTACTCATCAACCCTAATCCCTCGTCTATCTATACATACACGATACACTTGTATATCGATTATAAATATtcccaagctctctctctctctctcccccacAGAGAAAGTTGAAAGCGACGAGAACAAGCAACGTTTTCCGGCGAACTAACCAGAGTTTTCCTCCAGTCCAGGTAGAATTTGGTTATAAACCGACTACGATTTTTAATTGGTTTTCGCTGAACCgagtcttaaataatattttaatatataagattagttTTGTTTAATGTATAAGATTTGCAGTGTTGGTCGCTTTGTCTCCcattcgtcttcttcttcttcgtttgttGAAAATCTGTTGACTGCTTTGCTTTAACCGTAACCGCCAAAGCGCGCTTTTCTCGTGGTGGAAGAGACCTCGCGCACATCGATTTTGGCTTTTATATCAGTGAGATTCGGAAGAAAATCTGAAACTGAAAATTTGaaattcgaatttgaaattGAAATTGAGATTCTCGGAAAATACTTTGATTCGAAGAGAGGCTTTagctttactttttttttgttttttccctCACCAGCTTGCTATTTCACGTGGTTGGTTGAAAGCAGAAGCAACCTCTTAAAGTATAAACAGCCAACttatccttttttttgtttcttttccctTCTCAGATTTAGGGATTGAGAGTGAGTGGGTGGTGTTTTCTCTCCTGCGACTTACGATGACTAGCCTCTTCAAGCAATCTCCGGGAAGACGCCGGGGAAGCGATTTGGAGTCCGGCAAAAGCGACGCCGCCGACTCCGATAGCGACACCTTCTCCATCCCCGCTAAGAATGCTTCCGTCGAGCGGCTCCAACAGTGGAGAGTAAGACCTACTCCTTCTTCTTGTAGATgcgatttattttttttgtatctgcAATCGATCTTAGCGTTGGTGTTGTATATTCGCAGAAAGCTGCACTAGTGCTCAACGCTTCAAGGAGGTTCCGTTACACACTGGATTTGAAGAAGGAGCAAGAGACGAGGGAGATGAGACAGAAGATCAGGGGCCACGCTCATGCTCTtttggttagttttttttttatctagctGCTGGTGAGAATCATGGTGTTGGTGTGAATGTGATATGGACCGTTTTTTTTTACTGAtgatgaatgttttttttttgtgttaggCTGCAAATCGTTTTATGGATATGGGGCGTGAGCAAGGTAATGTTGGTGCGTTTTTGCTGTGCggagtttttatatttatttaactgGTGTGGTCTTCTTTTTATTCAGGGGTTGAAAAATCAGTAGCTTCTGCTACTCCAGCTGGTGATTTTGGAATCGGACCTGAGCAGCTTGTGTTGATGTCGAAGGATCATAACGTTAGTTCTCTGAAGCAGTATGGAGGGGTACGTTGTGTGGTCTCTTTGTTGGCTTTTCTGtacttgatttttttcttggtcAGAACTAATTTGTTGGTGGGAAATTGCATCAGGCTCAAGGGCTGTCTGAGTTACTGAAGACAAATGTAGAGAAAGGTATCAGTGGGGATGATGATGATTTGCTAAATCGCAAGACCGTCTATGGTTCAAACACGTACCCTCGCAAGAAAGGGAAAGGGTTTCTGGTTAGTAGATAGTTCTTTTTTGCTACTTGAATGTATGTTTTTCCTTGCTCACTTTCTTAAAGCCTGTtggtttcttgtttttgtttattgcaGAGGTTTCTTTGGGATGCTTGCCAGGATCTCACGTTGATCATTCTGATGGTTGCTGCAGTAGCGTCTTTAGCTCTCGGGATAAAAACGGAGGTTTGTTGATGAAGTTAATTAATCAAATCTGCTCTTCCCTCTTTCAGAAGTGTAATGTCAACTGCAATTTAACCGTTACAGGGTATCAAAGAAGGATGGTATGATGGAGGAAGCATTGCATTTGCAGTAATTCTTGTGGTTGTTGTGACTGGTAAATCCTTTTCTGTTCAACTGAATTATCTTAGGAATGACTCCTGTATGTATTTGTTTCTGATGCATTCTCCTCCTCTGCAGCTGTCAGTGACTACAAACAGTCCCTCCAGTTTCAGAACTTGAATGATGAAAAGAGAAACATACATCTGGAGGTATGAATTTGCACTAGTGTAAATCTTTTCTCATTCTCTCTTTTTCATGTTTACTTCTTAGTTACACCGTTGATTGCTGTACAGGTTGTAAGAGGTGGAAGACGAGTGGAAGTGTCAATATATGACCTTGTGGTTGGTGATGTCATACCCCTCAACATTGGCAATCAGGTATATGGTTTATTCAATTCCTTTTAATTTTCCCTTCGTCCATAATACCTTGAGTCTAACTGAAAGTGAAAACGATCTTTAGGTCCCTGCAGATGGAGTGCTGATAGCTGGCCACTCTCTTGCCCTTGATGAGTCTAGCATGACTGGAGAGAGCAAAATcgtatgtttttgttttctatgaCAGTGAAGTTGTTTCCTTTTGGGATAACGCTTAACTGTCTGCTGTTCTTTTCTTGATAGGTTAACAAAGACGCTAACAAGGACCCATTCCTAATGTCTGGCTGTAAAGTGGCAGATGGAAATGGTGTTATGCTGGTAGGATTCCTCctagtttttctttttgcatagcataaaataattattagctAATACTAAAAAGTTGGTACATCTGAGGAGATAGTTAAATTATGTATGTATTTTCTTTATGCAAGGTTACTGGTGTTGGAGTCAACACTGAATGGGGATTGCTGATGGCCAGTATTTCTGAAGACAATGGTGAAGAAACTCCCTTGCAGGTAGATTTTTAGACCATTGTTAACACTTAACACTGAATCTTCATTTCTTTTACAAATTCAGCTAATCTTTGACGGGCTTGTACTAGGTGCGATTAAATGGGGTAGCTACATTTATCGGATCCATTGGGTTATTTGTTGCTGCGTGTGTGCTAGTGATTCTACTGGTTCGgtaaggattctatctttgctGGTTATTGTTTTGAAACTTAATCCTTATCGTCATCACTGCATGTGTATAATTATGTATGTTGTTCTCTCTTTTTTGCAGATATTTCACCGGTCACACTGAAGACGAAAGGGGAGGTCCTCAATTTGTCAAAGGAAAGACAAAAATCGGTCATGTAGTTGATGATGTGATCAAAGTTATTACCGTAGCGGTATGTCTCTTAGTTATCATCGTAACCATAAAGGGAGCGGACAGTAAGAATCTTTAATTTTCTGTCGAAATGCTAATACTCTGCTATTGGTGCAGGTCACGATTGTAGTAGTGGCAGTGCCTGAGGGTCTTCCATTGGCAGTTACGTTGACGTAAGCACTTTCTATCTTGCTACATCAGAAAGTTATGTTCCCTTTCAACTACTCTGTTTTGTGTGCTAGTTTCATAGTTTAAAAAGTTCACTTTTCTTTGCTGATTGTATTTGCTTTTCTACTATTTTTGTTTCGTTTCAGTCTTGCCTATTCAATGAGGAAAATGATGGCAGACAAGGCTTTGGTATGATTACTTTTCCGTCTCCCTATCTTTCTTGTGTGATGGGAGTGAACAATGTATGTTCTCTTAGAAGCTCTATCAACATGACAAATATTTGACACACAGGTGCGGAGGCTATCTGCTTGTGAGACAATGGGCTCTGCCACCACTATTTGCAGCGATAAAACTGGAACACTAACTTTGAATCAGGTGTGTTTTGTGTTTACAAATCTGGGTTGGGTTCTTGCTCTAAATTAGAGTAATATACTTAAGAAAGTTTAATCACTTGATGTtactaattttttctttttccaaaaaaaacatagatGACAGTGGTTGAGTCTTATGCGGGGGGAAAGAAAACCGATACTGAACAATTGCCAGCAACTATCACTTCATTATGCGTTGAAGGAATAGCTCAAAACACAACTGGTAGTATTTACGTCCCAGAGGTAAGTAGTAGCTTTGATAGCTTGACTGAGGAATGCAACTTTTAAGATAATTTCCTGAACACTGCGTCCTGTTAGAGAAGACACTCATGGGGTTTTATTTGCTCACAGGGTGGCGGTGATTTAGAGTTCTCTGGTTCACCAACAGAAAAAGCCATTCTTGGCTGGGGAATTAAGGTTTAAAATTTCTTAAAGTTTTCTAGTTCGAAGATAGTTTGATACCTATTAGTTGAGGCGTGATTTGTATTTCCCCTCTCTTTCAGCTGGGCATGAATTTCGATACAGCCAGATCGCAGTCTTCTATTCTTCATGCTTTTCCGTTTAACTCAGAGAAGAAACGTGGTGGTGTTGCTGTAAAAACGGTAACGTTTCTCCTGCTAAAATATAAATGCTATTATGGGTTTTGGCTTTTTGGGCAAAAATACCATGAGTTTATGAGGAATAAAACATACATATTATTCATCCTTTTCTTGTCATGGGATTTCTTTTACTCTGTATCTGTAAGGTTGTGAAAGAAGGGTCTAATATATCGCTGCAGTTGAAGTGATTTGGCTCTCTCAGTTCTCTATAAGCATGGTTCAGTTTTTCAATTGACTTTTTCTGTTTATGATATTACTTATCAGGCTGATGGTGAAGTTCATGTTCACTGGAAAGGAGCTTCTGAAATTGTCCTTGCATCTTGCAGAAGCTACATCGATGAGGATGGTAATGTGGCACCAATGACTGAAGACAAGGTTTGTGAAAAGAAGTCTAATTTATTAACCTCTTAAATTTGTCGTATCTGTATGATTCTGCAATTTACCTTATGGTTACTGTGTTTCTTTGATGTTTCCAGGCACAGTATTTCAAGAATGGTATCGAAGAGATGGCTGGAAGAACCTTACGATGTGTCGCACTGGCCTTTAGACACTATGAAGCTGAAAAGGTCCCAACAGGCGAAGAACTCTCAAAGTGGGTACTCCCAGAAGACGACCTTATTTTGCTAGCTATAGTAGGCATAAAGGTGAGGATTGATTTGGTTTATTTCTGTACGTTTTACTTTATCTGGAGATTAGTTAAGCAAAATTTGTGGTAGTGTGCCTCTCATCCTTCGAGATTGCTTTCGGTTTTTCGCTTAACACcaattttcttatatttcaGACAACAACCCGTATGTTATGTTCTGCAATATTCTTGGTAGAGTTTCTTAACGAATTGTTTGAAATGTGCACAGGATCCATGTAGACCAGGAGTCAAAGATTCAGTTCAGTTGTGTCAGAATGCTGGTGTCAAGGTACTTGTTTTATTTAAAGTCTCATTGCTATTTGTTTCCTCGTTTTAGCCTGCTAGTAACGCTTGCATCATCACTTTATTGTATTTGTTGATGTTCAGGTCCGTATGGTCACTGGAGACAACGTCCAAACTGCCAGGGCTATTGCTTTGGAGTGTGGAATATTAACCTCAGATGCTGATGCCTCCGAGCCTACTCTCATTGAAGGAAAATCATTCCGCGCCTTGACTGATGCAGAAAGGGACAAGATTAGTGACAAAATATCGGTAATGTTGATAACACCACTTTTGAATTCTCAGTCTGAATGGGTGTCATCCAATTGTAATATGATAAGTAGTAACAGGCTATCTAGAAATTTAATTGTTTGCTTCACGTGTGAAGGTTATGGGCCGATCATCTCCCAATGACAAGCTTCTGCTGGTACAATCTCTGAGAAGACGTGGGCATGTTGTTGCTGTGACCGGAGATGGGACAAATGACGCTCCTGCACTGCACGAGGTAAACAGTTTTGCTAATTTTTAAAACTGGTTACGCCGAAGCCTACAACTATTGAAAGCTCGATTTgccaagtatttttttatttgtctaTGCTTATTCAGAGCCGATCATTTTCTGATTGGTGTTGGATATTTTAATTGGATTTTCAGGCCGATATTGGTCTTGCTATGGGAATAGCAGGAACAGAAGTGGCTAAGGAAAGTTCGGACATCATCATCTTGGATGATAACTTTGCTTCAGTTGTCAAGGTTTGTTCAAATTCACTTCATTGCCAAAATCTAGAAAGTTTTTCTCGCAATTGAATCTGATTATTCGatattcaaaccaaacattGGATGGCGTCTGATGTATAGGTTGTTCGCTGGGGACGATCAGTCTACGCCAACATTCAGAAATTCATCCAGTTTCAGCTCACAGTCAATGTTGCCGCTCTTGTCATTAACGTTGTAGCTGCTATCTCAAGTGGTGACGTTCCACTTACCGCTGTGCAGGTTTGAGTTTCTGTTTCTTTTGGCTCGTTTCAAATCTCTCTCCCCAACTAAACACATATAGTTTTGTTCATACACttgacgttttttttttgtcatacaGCTTCTGTGGGTTAATCTGATTATGGACACTCTCGGAGCATTGGCTTTGGCTACCGAACCACCCACTGATCATCTCATGGGAAGGCCTCCCGTGGGCAGAAAGGAGCCTCTTATTACCAACATCATGTGGAGGAACCTGTTGattcaggtaaaaaaaaaaagtcgatGACTAAAAAACCCCTCTTTGTATATTTGAAATCACTCCCATACTAATATAAAACTTTCAGGCTATCTATCAAGTGAGTGTATTGCTACTTCTCAATTTCCGAGGCATAAGCATACTTGGCCTTGAGCATGAAGTTCCTACACATGCCACCAGAGTGAAGAACACGATAATTTTCAACGCCTTTGTTCTCTGCCAAGTAAGTAAACTGAAATCAAAAGGCCTGAGCATGTAAACAAGCGCGTttgttaatttgattttttttttttggttttgacagGCATTTAACGAGTTCAATGCTCGAAAACCAGACGAGAAGAACATCTTCAAAGGCGTTATCAAGAATCGTCTCTTCATGGGAATAATAGTCATAACTCTCGTCCTCCAGgtataataataatactaataattGAGTCCATCACAAAAACGTATTGCAATTTACACATCCTTTATTCTTTCCACATGGAGACTAAATCTTATTTTGTCGTTTGTCAGGTTatcattgttgagttcctcggCAAATTCGCTTCCACAACAAAACTTAACTGGCAACAATGGCTAATATGTGTTGGCATCGGTGTGATCAGGTcacgtttttttattttatatactgtCTACATTTACATGTGCAGTGCTTGTTGAAACACTTCTAACTTTGAACACAaaacttttttgttaaaaatgagCAGTTGGCCTCTTGCTCTGGTGGGGAAATTCATTCCGGTGTCAAAAACTCCTCTCAGCAACAAACTAAAATGCTGGGGCAAGAAAAAATCTTCTGGAGAAGGTAAACAACAAACTTTTGAAGCCTTGTGATTTTATCATTAGTTGCAAATTGATAAGGAATGTTCGGTTTGGTAATTTTTTCAGTATTAACGACATTTTGTGCCACAGGTTCACTCTGATTTGGATGCCGGGTTTTATGACAGCCGCTACGCGAGATTTAAGTACACTACTTCTAGGACtaacaagaagaaaaacaacGTTTCGTTTGGTGTTAATGATGGATGGgttttattgatatattttgGAAACCCATGCCAAAAGTACAGTTTTTCGGGGTTTGTCTATGCGGTCAAGTTTGGATTTCATGTTTTTTCGGTTATTTACAATATTATTGATTGACTGGTGAAGATTTTATAACCATGAAATATGGAAACTCGTTATGTTATTTATCGTTAGCTCAGCAGTTAATACCCGTTTCCCGTGACCTCTCAATCTCAATGGAAGTCTTggatatttaataataatatcgAGGCTTTATATTAGTCAATGTATTGCTCGGCGTATCGGAACCGGTCTCCGTCGACTGATTTGTTTTTACTGGTGACATTGTCCTTGTTGTTATACTAAAGAAATCACCCAGGGTATGTGTTTGGAATTGACCCATGGGGAGATCTGAAGCTCGTCGAACGTCTTCAGTATCTTATACACTTGCACCTAAATTAAAGTTGATAAAAGCCAATATGATGGTTTCATCTACCGAGACTGGGATCATGTTTGGGAGGGTACACTGTCTACGAGAGTTCAAATGTCATGGTGCGAACCAAGAGTTTGTTTGACCAAGACGTTTTGGTGAACGTGAGTGTGGAGAAACAAACGGATATAAAGCTTAGCGGTTACATAAGGATCCCAAGCAAGACAAAGGAGACATGCCTACTCTTAAGCAGATAGGGAAAAGTAGCTGAAATTAAATTCACTCACTATCCTCaatatttcatataaaaaaatataacccaTTGACGTTCATTTTATCTTGCATTCTTTGAAATCTCATATTCTCGAAAAGTGACAATTTTAAATTCAAAGCTAAACTATATAGTACATAGTATAGACATCTATCATACAAAACATATCCAGTAAATAAAATACTTCCAAATGAAATGCTAGTTCTTTAGCATCATGAAAATTGAACCATAATTAGTGTGCAAGGTTATTTTTTGGTGTTCAATATTTATTCCGCCAGTAATCAATCTTCTTATGTCTCAATTAAAAATCAAGATTTGGTGATTATTACATGCTCCTGCGCCTGATCATACTAAATTAAAACAGTATGGACATTAGTTATACAAGACAAGATTCAAGAAATCACCGAAAAGAACTAAACTGATGCATTATAACAATAAGATGCCTAGAGAGACAAGCGCTGTCACTAAGCAGATGTTGTCCCCTACTCAATGCACAAAAGTTTCAGTTAGCTTCAtacaattataaatatttttgctcCTAGTATAAATATGCTTATAGTTCTCTTAAGCATTTATTATATTACGCGTAATAATATAAACGATCTTTTGTCAGATAAGTGAGGACAACTATTTAGAGATGAATCAAATTTCATGTGTTGTTGTTCTTTCAATTTACGTTCCGACCAGAGAGCGAGTTCCAACGTTTATCGCTTCGTTTTGATACCCCCACGTGATACACAGTCAACGCTCCAGAAGCAAAGCAATGATTTTCTTCTTTCTAGCATGTTACTACTATTTTACAATGTCAAGGGAAATAagcaaacataaatataaatctgAAAGGGATTAAAGAACACAATCCAtgcatttttaaaaagaacaaatttaAATTTCACAACTATTCGGATAGCTATACTCAGAGATAAGGTTTATATGTGAACTACACTTCTTCTTCGTGGGAGATAATTTGAATCATTCTATACAGAATACCTTCAAACTAaacaaaagttatatatttgGATAGCTCCTTTAAGAAGTATGGCTACATGTTAAGCTTCCTTGTTCTTTACGCAACGATATAAAAATGCGACTACATTCAACCGAATATATAATCCGTTCACATACGTACACAGTAAGATAAAAGAAATGAAATAAAGGCTGAATTTGGAGGGATTAGCGCATTCGTTCCTAATAATTGTATAGATATTTACAAAAGCGCAAGATCTAAtctaaacaaatttttttagcaaaaaaaaaaaaaaacaatttgcaCGATCTAGCTagtatataatttgataaacaacaaaaccaataaaataaaagtatatatcgTACGCACATCCCAAAATTTtaaggggtttttgccaaaactaacccacaacttgattttaatcccaaacctatacccaaacttgaatcaaatgcaaaactaacctaaaagcctagtgaaattacagctcagccccttgtgaccaaacaaaaaaacagaagccatttttacgaatatagccccagtaaatcgtctgagtcgtctgaattgttggaagtcgtctagacgactgaagtttcagtcgtctggtaccagcttattttaaaaataatttataaatcttgtaaaaaatattttgatgcgtgaaaaataaaaatcaagtaattataaacagttttaagtgatataaattaagatatgataaaattgatttgttttgaagatagatgagtggaagtagtgaatcatgaaatactttggtttaggagtttggcaaacatatgttgtagtattgtatggattgttagggttagattttggaaaactaaaatgtttttttcagaaattagttttcactaatatgtgtttatttctgtgtatagtaaacacttttcaagtttgatttggttttatgaagtgtttaattagataattaagtttaggggttatgtttagggtgtggacgacttatatttcagtcgtctgttgaataatttacccggacgacgtatatttcagtcgtccagacgacttacttgtaagtcgtccagacgatttacttgtaagtcgtctggaaagtcttctattttagtttcccactaaaaatatttaatttcccgctaaaaatattaaactcttctggacgacttacatgtaagtcgtctgttttaatttcttcaccagacgactgaaatgtaagtcgtccaggaagtcgtctgagtcaaaaatatttaacctaattagattttttgcctccctatataaagaaaaatttacacattctctctcctcctctcaaatggctgcaacaaaaatgtaatgttcatcattctaaaactctccaacctctctctaatctctttgacttgaaaacaccaaactttatatgaatttttcagttttgtctcatgtatttcttactaatctatctcttttacaggtttttaatcaagtggtactcatcttccactaatttagaggtagatctattaattttagatatgtatttttgtgtgttctataaatgtagatttatctaatcttccactcattttttctatttttaagtcatttgaacgtttttggatatgcaggtttttcagatctggatttgatgtgcaggtttttcagatctggaagacttctgggacgacttacgtgttagtcgtctggaagtcgtctggaagtcgtctggaagtcgtctggacttcttggaagtcgtctggacttccaggaagtcgtctggacttccaggaagtcgtctagacttccaggaagtcgtctggacttctaggaagtcgtctggatttttctgagcgttttggtaagttcttatgtctgatttttcttcatttggtaacttcttgttgtataaagttcttacttttttcccaaactaaaactctccaaacccactttaatctctttgacttgaaaacaccaaactttatatgaatttttcaattttgtctcatgtctttgttactaatctatttttttttgcaggtttttaattagatggtactcatcttccactaatttaaaggtagatctattatttttagatatgtatttttgtgtgttctataaaggtagatttatctaatcttccattcattttttctgtttttaagccatttgaacgtttttgaatatgcaggtttttcagatctggatttaatatgcaggtttttcagatctggaagacttttgggacgacttacttgttagtcgtctggaagtcgtctggaagtcgtctggacttcctaaaagtcgtctggacttcctgtaaagtcatctggaagtcgtctggaagtcgtctggacttcctgtaaagtcgtctggacttcctgtaaagtcgtctgga comes from Brassica rapa cultivar Chiifu-401-42 chromosome A02, CAAS_Brap_v3.01, whole genome shotgun sequence and encodes:
- the LOC103851787 gene encoding calcium-transporting ATPase 8, plasma membrane-type; the protein is MTSLFKQSPGRRRGSDLESGKSDAADSDSDTFSIPAKNASVERLQQWRKAALVLNASRRFRYTLDLKKEQETREMRQKIRGHAHALLAANRFMDMGREQGVEKSVASATPAGDFGIGPEQLVLMSKDHNVSSLKQYGGAQGLSELLKTNVEKGISGDDDDLLNRKTVYGSNTYPRKKGKGFLRFLWDACQDLTLIILMVAAVASLALGIKTEGIKEGWYDGGSIAFAVILVVVVTAVSDYKQSLQFQNLNDEKRNIHLEVVRGGRRVEVSIYDLVVGDVIPLNIGNQVPADGVLIAGHSLALDESSMTGESKIVNKDANKDPFLMSGCKVADGNGVMLVTGVGVNTEWGLLMASISEDNGEETPLQVRLNGVATFIGSIGLFVAACVLVILLVRYFTGHTEDERGGPQFVKGKTKIGHVVDDVIKVITVAVTIVVVAVPEGLPLAVTLTLAYSMRKMMADKALVRRLSACETMGSATTICSDKTGTLTLNQMTVVESYAGGKKTDTEQLPATITSLCVEGIAQNTTGSIYVPEGGGDLEFSGSPTEKAILGWGIKLGMNFDTARSQSSILHAFPFNSEKKRGGVAVKTADGEVHVHWKGASEIVLASCRSYIDEDGNVAPMTEDKAQYFKNGIEEMAGRTLRCVALAFRHYEAEKVPTGEELSKWVLPEDDLILLAIVGIKDPCRPGVKDSVQLCQNAGVKVRMVTGDNVQTARAIALECGILTSDADASEPTLIEGKSFRALTDAERDKISDKISVMGRSSPNDKLLLVQSLRRRGHVVAVTGDGTNDAPALHEADIGLAMGIAGTEVAKESSDIIILDDNFASVVKVVRWGRSVYANIQKFIQFQLTVNVAALVINVVAAISSGDVPLTAVQLLWVNLIMDTLGALALATEPPTDHLMGRPPVGRKEPLITNIMWRNLLIQAIYQVSVLLLLNFRGISILGLEHEVPTHATRVKNTIIFNAFVLCQAFNEFNARKPDEKNIFKGVIKNRLFMGIIVITLVLQVIIVEFLGKFASTTKLNWQQWLICVGIGVISWPLALVGKFIPVSKTPLSNKLKCWGKKKSSGEGSL